The Salvelinus namaycush isolate Seneca chromosome 1, SaNama_1.0, whole genome shotgun sequence genome has a window encoding:
- the LOC120056886 gene encoding calcitonin-1 isoform X2, producing MVMMKLSALLIAYFLVICQMYSSHAAPARTGLESMTDQVTLTDYEARRLLNAIVKEFVQMTSEELEQQANEGNSLDRPMSKRCSNLSTCVLGKLSQELHKLQTYPRTNTGSGTPGKKRSLPESNRYASYGDSYDGI from the exons ATGGTTATGATGAAGCTCTCTGCCCTCCTCATTGCCTATTTCCTGGTCATTTGTCAGATGTACAGCTCACATGCAGCTCCAGCCAG AACTGGTTTAGAGTCCATGACAGACCAAGTCACGCTAACTGACTATGAAGCCCGAAGGCTACTCAACGCCATCGTCAAGGAGTTTGTTCAAATGACTTCAGAGGAACTGGAGCAACAAGCCAATGAAGGAAATAG ccTGGATAGACCCATGTCCAAGCGTTGCTCCAACCTCAGCACCTGTGTGCTGGGCAAACTGTCCCAAGAGCTGCATAAATTGCAGACGTACCCCCGCACCAACACGGGAAGTGGCACGCCTGGCAAGAAACGCAGCTTGCCTGAGAGCAACCGCTATGCAAGCTATGGAGACTCATATGATGGAATCTGA
- the LOC120056886 gene encoding calcitonin-1 isoform X1 gives MCFTAGTMVMMKLSALLIAYFLVICQMYSSHAAPARTGLESMTDQVTLTDYEARRLLNAIVKEFVQMTSEELEQQANEGNSLDRPMSKRCSNLSTCVLGKLSQELHKLQTYPRTNTGSGTPGKKRSLPESNRYASYGDSYDGI, from the exons ATGTGTTTTACCGCAGGGACCATGGTTATGATGAAGCTCTCTGCCCTCCTCATTGCCTATTTCCTGGTCATTTGTCAGATGTACAGCTCACATGCAGCTCCAGCCAG AACTGGTTTAGAGTCCATGACAGACCAAGTCACGCTAACTGACTATGAAGCCCGAAGGCTACTCAACGCCATCGTCAAGGAGTTTGTTCAAATGACTTCAGAGGAACTGGAGCAACAAGCCAATGAAGGAAATAG ccTGGATAGACCCATGTCCAAGCGTTGCTCCAACCTCAGCACCTGTGTGCTGGGCAAACTGTCCCAAGAGCTGCATAAATTGCAGACGTACCCCCGCACCAACACGGGAAGTGGCACGCCTGGCAAGAAACGCAGCTTGCCTGAGAGCAACCGCTATGCAAGCTATGGAGACTCATATGATGGAATCTGA